CCACCTGGAAGATTTGGAAGTTTGCATTTTGATGGCCCACTCATTACATCGTTTAAAGAGAAACCTCGTGGAGACGGCGGCTACATTAACGGTGGCTTCTTTATACTAAACCCAAAAGTGATCGACTACATTAGCGACGACACAACAATTTGGGAGCGTGAACCGCTAGAGAACCTCGCTAAAAATAAAGAATTAGTTGCCTACCATCACAATGGTTTTTGGCTACCCATGGATACTTTAAGAGACAAACAGACTCTTGAAGAAATGTGGGATTCTGGTTCTGCCCCCTGGAAAGTATGGTCCAATTAATTTATGAATAAGAGTTTTTGGAAGGGCAAAAGCGTATTTTTAACAGGGCACACGGGCTTTAAGGGTGCCTGGATGTCTATGTGGCTGAGCAAAATGGGCGCTAACGTCACGGGGTACGCGTTGGATCCAAACACGACGCCTTCACTTTATGAGCTCGCATGTGTTGCAGGTTATCTAAAAAGCGACATCAGAAGTGATGTGAGAAACCTTAACGTGCTTACAGACTCGATGGCTGCTGCTCAGCCCGACGTCGTATTTCATTTAGCCGCGCAGCCGCTTGTTCGCTTAAGTTACCAAGAGCCAGTTTCTACTTTTGAAACTAACGTTATGGGAACTGTCAATCTGCTCGAGGCCTGCAGAAAAGTTACTTCAGTTAAAGTCGTTGTGGTTGTAACAACTGACAAGTGTTACGAGAACCGTGAGTGGGTATGGCCCTACCGAGAGAATGAAGCTATGGGAGGGCGTGACCCCTACTCTGGAAGCAAGGGTGCGGCCGAGATTGTTGTATCGAGCTACAGAAGATCATTTTTTGAGTTTATAGAGTCTAACGGGCATATCTTGCGTGAAGGAGCAGCGCGTGTCGCTTCTGCAAGGGCTGGTAACGTTATCGGCGGGGGGGATTGGGCGGAAGATCGCTTAATACCTGACTTTTTTAGAGCGCAAAGTGCGAGTAGAAAACTTGTCGTAAGAAATCCGCAGTCGGTACGTCCGTGGCAACACGTTCTTGAGCCTCTATCTGGGTATATAAACCTGGCGGAAAAAATGTACGATTCGAGCGACAACTCAGATGCTTGGAACTTCGGGCCCAACGAGACGGACTGCCAGACCGTGAGAGAAGTATTAGATTTGATCGAGAGGCATATGGGTGAGTCAGACCTTTGGGTTCACGAGCCTGAGAAAAACAAAACGCTCCATGAAGCAAATCTCCTAAAGCTAGATATATCAAAGGCTCGCTCTCAGCTTGGATGGTCCCCCCAGTGGGATCTTGCCACCGCAACAAAAATGACGGCCGATTGGTATTCGCTGTACTTGAAGCTACTGAAGAGCCAAAACTTTGAAGAGCTTCGGATGCTCACCGAAAATCAGATCGATCTGTACAGTGACACAAGAGAGCAACTAGCTAATGGATACTTGGATCGAACTCGCAGAGCTAGAAGCGGGCTAAGAACAAGAGGGAATTCATGAAAACAGAACAGCAATTGAGAACTGAGATAAAAAGTTTGGTTGGCGAGTATTTTGAAGTGGCCCACAGGCCAAAATTAGAAGCACCTTTTGTAGCCGGTGAAACACGAGTCAATTATGCGGGCCGAATGTTTGGCGCAGAGGAGATGCTGAATCTTGTTGATTCGTCCCTTGATTTTTGGCTCACTTCAGGCCGCTACTGCGACCAATTTGAAAGAAGTTTTTCGCAGAAATTGGGGGTCAAGTACACAGCACTCGTTAACTCAGGCTCAAGTGCCAACCTTGTCGCCTTTTACTCTTTAACCTCACCGCTTTTAAAAGACAGAAGAATTCGAAAAGGCGATGAAGTCATCACTGTCGCCGCGGGATTTCCGACTACGGTTGCCCCTATCATTCAGTTTGGTGCGGTGCCAGTTTTCGTTGATGTGAAAGTCGACGACGGTACATATAACATTGATGTTACGCAACTCGAAGCTGCTCGGACAGATCGAACTAAGGCTGTTATGGTGGCGCACACTCTGGGCAACCCTTTCGATTTAGATGCTGTTAAGGCTTTTTGCGAAAAACATGAACTTTGGCTTGTTGAAGACAATTGCGATGCACTTGGTTCAACTTACAAAGGTAAACTCACCGGTACGTTCGGAGACATCGCTACTTCGAGTTTTTATCCACCTCATCATCTTACAATGGGTGAAGGTGGCGCTGTTTATACAAGCAAACCCTTGCTGAAAAGATCCGTCGAATCGTTTAGAGATTGGGGCCGAGACTGTTGGTGTCCGTCTGGAAAAGACAACACATGTAACAAACGGTTCGGTTGGAAGTTAGGCCAACTACCTGAGGGCTACGACCACAAATACATCTATAGACATCTGGGTTTCAATCTAAAAGTCACAGATATGCAAGCGGCTATTGGATGCGCTCAGCTTGAGCGCCTTGATAGCTTTACAGAAGCACGTAGAAGCAACTGGCTACGACTTCGAGAGGGGTTGTCAAACTTAAAGGATCAGCTCGTGCTGCCTGAACCTACTGAAGGTGCAAGCCCCAGTTGGTTTGGCTTTGCGATGACTGTTCGAGAAAGCGCAAGCTTCACACGAAACGAGATTTGTGAGTACTTAGAGGAGAACAAGATACAGACGCGAATGCTTTTTGGAGGCAATCTGCTTCGTCACCCTGCCTTTGATGAACTTCGTGATCAGCCGGGCGCTCTAAGAGTTGTTGGAGAGCTCCCTCAAACCGATCGCATCATGATGAACACGTTTTGGGTTGGCGTTTACCCTGGCATGATTCCCAATAAACTTGATTACATCATCGATAAGATCCAAAGCTTCGCCCGCAAGTGAGTGAGCAACAGATCGGCGTCATCCTCGACCAGGGTGATTATAAATAAAAAGTAATAAATGAAAGCGTAGCTCGCCTCGAAGTAGATCGACCTGCTAAACGTTATTTTTCGAAGCCGAGAAGTTGGACAAAATATTGTACATGCAAAACTGAACCCGCACAATATTGTCGGCTTCAGGATCATTTGAAAGTTCCTCGTTTAAATCCCTGATCATAGCCCGCAAGCGACTCTTGATTAGAGGGAGTTGCTTCTTTGAAACCGCGATCGTCAATCCTTGATATTCTCTTTGATCTAGCGGCTCGCTCAATCGATCCTTTGCTAGATCCAGAAATTTCATATGCGTCATTTGCAGATTAAGATTCTCCACATCGTTTTTTGATTCAAATGCAATGTTCGCTTGCTTAAATTTTGTGTTTTCTTGGTTGATCGGCACCAAGTAACCCTTAGAAATCAAAAAGCTAAGTGATTTTACAATGGTGTCCCTGTCTGCGATTCCCGGTAAACGCTTCATTATAGAATCTGGAGACATTTCGACATCCTTGAGAAGTGTCATTTCCCAAAGTATTAAATTTATCCACGATGAGTGCAGTGATTCATCTGCGACTTTGTCTGCTTGGTTCATCTGAGCCATGATCTTAAGCCGCTTCATGACCTCCAGCTTGCTCTTGGTATCTTTCGCGATTTCTAGTTCTACCAACCCTAGAAAGTACTTTCGCTCTGCGCCTTTGAGGCCAAGGCCGCGTGACACTTTAGACGCAGAAGTAGCCGTCAAGTTTCGTCGTCCCTTTATTATTAACTGGAGGTAGTTAGGGCAATTCACACCTGAACGACGGGCAAAGGCTCTATAGCTAGAGCCCGTGAATTTAAGTTTGAAATCTACAAACTCAGTTAAAAAATGACGATAACTCGTATATCCAAATATATTAGGCCCGCTAACCACTTCTTTTTTACTCGAATTCAAAGATTTGGCCATTGAACCTATTTCATCTTTTTGCTTGAGTATTTCTCGTTGCACAAAGTATGTCCCTATCGGATACGAATTTATTCAATCAACAAAAACGTAGACACGGTCATTCGGGCATTTGCCATTGAGGCAATGGTTGGCATCGCGAATCGCGCCGACAGTCCTGATCCAAGAGAAATCTAGTTCGCCTGAAGTGACTCTCTTTCTAAACTCATCCGAAAGATCAGTTCTTTTAACTGCTATTGGTTTAAGGGGAGCATAGTAAAAACCTCCGCTACGAATCCGACTGGGAGTTGCAAATTTGACTTGCCACTCGTGGGTGAAGGTACCCCTTTCTACAGTCAAAAACTTCATACTCCAAATAGCGTCATTGGACGGGAATGCATCCGCGTACGGATTGGGATCAAGCAAGCTCATGTCTTTGGCCGAAAACGAGCTCTCGCTTGTCCAAAGCTTGTGTAGGTTAAACTCCAAAAAATGCGGCCGGATATAATCTCTGCTGCCCATGCCCCGGGGCACAGGGTATCGGACTCTCGATTCCTCACTATTCAATACTAATATGGAATCAAAATCTGGAACGACTTCAGCTGGACTCGAAAAGAGCACCAGATTCTCTAAGTGTTTATCAAGCAAGTCTCTAAACTTAAAGATAGCGGATTCATAAGCAGAGAAATTTGCCGCATCGTACATGGCGCCATACCAATACTCCATCTGCTGAACGACAACTTCTTCGCCTTCCCCTAAGTTAGCGCCAATTCTGGCGAGGGCAAAGTGACTCAGTTCGTGTAGAAAGGTTAAGACCTGTTTCCGCTGGTCAAGATCGTAAAACGCTTTACAGAAAGTGATAGTTCCACTCGTGTTTTCGTAGGCAGCTCTTACTTCACTTTGAGGACTGCTAGAAAGAAAACATCGCTCATCGGTTTTTAAAAAAGTGAGCTCGGCTGGACCAGAAAATGCCTCTTGAATTATGCCGACCCAAGTTGGCTCGGGCGCGTTCAATTTCTTTAGAAACGCATTAACTTTATCTAAGTTTGGCGGCTCAGTAGGCTCAACGTAAAGTAGACCCCCACCATTGCCGGAAATGATACCCGCAAAGCCCGGTACGGTCGCGACGAAAATAGCAAACGCTGCGCTCATCAGAGCTGTCTTAAGTGAATACACAAATTACCCCCTTCGTGTCATAGTTGAGAAATTGTAGCCCCTTATACGCTCTGTTACGAGGTTATCTATGTCAACGCCATCGTAAAAATAGTGAATACAAAGTATTCAGGGGAAGAGTTTGAGACGCGTGATTGGGTGAACATTCGGAGTTCAGTTTTCTGGCGAGAGAAAGCTCTGGGCTTTCTAAAATACATAAGAGAGATTGGGCTAACACTCTATAAGTGGTCTTCTGAAATGTTTACCTCTGCCAGTCGAACGCTGCGCGTCCGCAACAGGACCTGGCGACTATTTTTTAAGGAGGAGCCACGTTTTGTAGGTTTCGAGGGCCCAGTCAGGGAGGACCCAATCATTGCCTACGGCGCTTCGTGGGTCAAAATCGATTTCATCAATTCGACTTTCCCCTTTTAGCGCCAGTTGCTCATAGAACTTTTCTTCAAATGCTCGAAGTGATCGAGAGTTATCAAATTTCACCTTAAGCACTCTGCCTTGGCCTACTGTAATTGCTAGCAAAAATAAAATAAGGATGGCTTTCGTTGGTACAAAAGCCAGAAGACTTAAACATTTTTGACCTGTTGGCCTATTGTTACCTGCGGGTCTCTTTGCATCGAGTGCAGCAAACAAATAAATGCTCGCAACTATCAAACTCACGTAGAGTATCTGCATTCCATAAGCGGCGCGAGAAGCCGAATAGAGGAGCAAAAGCAAATAACTTGCCGGTAAAAAAGCGGCGACAATAAAACCGATTAATCTAAACTTTCGATCCCAAAATCGATAGGCCCATTTGCTAAGTAAGAACAGTGAAGCTAACCAAAGTAGTGCAGTTGCTACCCAATTAACCTTATAAAACTCAATGCTAAATATATGAAAAAATGACCGCTCCGCGCGATCTAAGAATTCGATCCAAGTAAAATCAATTTTACTTGGGAAGTGGTCATACCAAATTGCCAACACCTGCCTAACTACGAAAAACAAACCGCCACTTGCAACGATGTAAAAGAAGTCTTTAGGGGCGAATTTTTTAAGCGCAATACCGATAATCAGTAAACTCATGCTGAGAAATATAAACGACTCCGTTGTTAAAAATGCTAAGGTTAAACAAAGAATCTTGATCGCTGAAACTCGGCTGTATAAAAACCCAGATACCAGTAAGCCGCCAATGCCGTAGGGGCTAGCTGCAGTCCAATAAATAATCTCATAAAATCCTGGCCAGAAGGGGGCAACAATTGCCAACAACCAAGACCACTTAATCATTCGATTGAAATCGGTTTGCTTTGTGCCGGCTGGAGCTGCTTTGCCAGAGATGCCTTCAAGCCTTTCTTTATCTACACCTAACCCACAGAAAGCCTCAAACAGCCATCTCGAGATAAGAAGTATCCCTAAGCAGCGAAAGAAGAACATGAGAGACATTGCAAGATAAACCAGGTATGGCTTCTGCAGAGAGTAAATCAGATACAGCATAGGCACTGTTACCGGCATTCTTGAAAAAAGCGCGCCAAATGAATCAATTCCGAAGTTTTCTTTATAGCTCAACCCAAGATACAGATAGTCATCTACGAGAAATGTCGGTTGTATCCATAATACTAACCCCATAAATAAAAGAGCTGAAATCAGGGCCGGCCAAACAGGCTGAGGAATCTGCTTTACCATCGATAAACTCCCATAAAATTCCGCATTAACTTTATCTTTTCTTGCCGGCAAACTTCAAAAAAACTATCGTACCTTTCAGCTTTATTTACCATATGTCATGTTGCGGGCATAGATTCAATTTTGAAGTGTAGCACATGGTTTTTTAGCAGCTGAGCGCTAAAGTAGAAGCAAGTGCTCGGGTAATAGCGAAAACTTTAAAGGAGTTTCACTGAGATTCGAAATGCGCTTACAGCACTATTTGATTGTTACGTTTCCGATATTTTGGCTGGGAGTTGGCAAGAAATATCCTTTCGCTTTACTGGGCGAGAGTGGCCCACTTATCGGGATAGTTTTTTGGAGCTTAGTAAGCCTTGTGTGGCTGCTTGCCCTCTTCAACATTTTATCAAACAGTCGCTCGCAGGTTAAATTAGAGAATTCGTCGAGCAAGGTATTTCCAGTTTGGTTGTTGCTCGGTGGGTTGGCCGCTTTAGTCTTTGATTTGATTCAGTGGGTTCAGTTTCGCTCGATTGGCTATCCAGTCCCGTGGGCACTCTTTGCCGTAGATATTTTGTGGATCACCTATGCAAGTATCGGCTTTAAAGGCAAACAGGTTCCGCCGAAGAAGTGGTTGGTACCCGCTATAGGATATGGAGTCATTCATCGTGCTCTTAGCATTCTTGTGCTTCCATTGACTGCGGCGCGATCGGATATGTTGCCAGCTATCCAGCAAGCTATCGGCAGATTTTGGAGCGGACTCCCCGCTTATGCCCCCTCGACTGGAGGCATAGGTCAAATGCTCTATCTGCCTGGCACTTGGATGAGCTATATCCCGGCGGAGTTTGGCCCACTAGGTATCTCGTTTGATCCGAGGTGGATTGGCCTTTCGTACTTCATCATGCTGAGCCTT
The Bdellovibrionales bacterium CG10_big_fil_rev_8_21_14_0_10_45_34 genome window above contains:
- a CDS encoding lipopolysaccharide biosynthesis protein RfbH: MKTEQQLRTEIKSLVGEYFEVAHRPKLEAPFVAGETRVNYAGRMFGAEEMLNLVDSSLDFWLTSGRYCDQFERSFSQKLGVKYTALVNSGSSANLVAFYSLTSPLLKDRRIRKGDEVITVAAGFPTTVAPIIQFGAVPVFVDVKVDDGTYNIDVTQLEAARTDRTKAVMVAHTLGNPFDLDAVKAFCEKHELWLVEDNCDALGSTYKGKLTGTFGDIATSSFYPPHHLTMGEGGAVYTSKPLLKRSVESFRDWGRDCWCPSGKDNTCNKRFGWKLGQLPEGYDHKYIYRHLGFNLKVTDMQAAIGCAQLERLDSFTEARRSNWLRLREGLSNLKDQLVLPEPTEGASPSWFGFAMTVRESASFTRNEICEYLEENKIQTRMLFGGNLLRHPAFDELRDQPGALRVVGELPQTDRIMMNTFWVGVYPGMIPNKLDYIIDKIQSFARK
- the rfbG gene encoding CDP-glucose 4,6-dehydratase, with product MNKSFWKGKSVFLTGHTGFKGAWMSMWLSKMGANVTGYALDPNTTPSLYELACVAGYLKSDIRSDVRNLNVLTDSMAAAQPDVVFHLAAQPLVRLSYQEPVSTFETNVMGTVNLLEACRKVTSVKVVVVVTTDKCYENREWVWPYRENEAMGGRDPYSGSKGAAEIVVSSYRRSFFEFIESNGHILREGAARVASARAGNVIGGGDWAEDRLIPDFFRAQSASRKLVVRNPQSVRPWQHVLEPLSGYINLAEKMYDSSDNSDAWNFGPNETDCQTVREVLDLIERHMGESDLWVHEPEKNKTLHEANLLKLDISKARSQLGWSPQWDLATATKMTADWYSLYLKLLKSQNFEELRMLTENQIDLYSDTREQLANGYLDRTRRARSGLRTRGNS